A DNA window from Xiphias gladius isolate SHS-SW01 ecotype Sanya breed wild chromosome 3, ASM1685928v1, whole genome shotgun sequence contains the following coding sequences:
- the LOC120788188 gene encoding xylosyltransferase 1-like isoform X1, whose translation MNGNPCARRLARRSRSALLLAALAVLLVQTLIVWNFSSLDSAAGDGGARSREKREDRAGGLNKADREHPRRGLQKKGNPPPPLGKAAVRHKLQADVYHSHRPKEKLRLESNNNENSVPKDFDSIDSNSNLGARQRVPVGNSKRKLDKAQVQSMLGKSANEVLKFPPVQPQAIGHNHNHTHIRKPHPQVPTVPALVQGSNRDPPFYQSKKSVSLEPKKERPQCEISGKEAISALSRAKSRECRHQIAEVYCKHKERALMPEKVPRYCPIEGKANVNVQWNEGPLDAAQLVPVRIAFVLVVHGRASRQFQRLFKAIYHTSHYYYIHVDKRSNYLHREILSLASQFPNVRVTPWRMATIWGGASLLTMYLRSMEDLLKMADWSWDFFINLSAADYPIRTNEQLVAFLSKYRNMNFIKSHGRDNARFIRKQGLDRLFYECDTHMWRLGDRKIPEGIAVDGGSDWFLLNRPFVDYVVNSRDELVSNMKRFYTYTLLPAESFFHTVLENSPHCETMVDNNLRLTNWNRKLGCKCQYKHIVDWCGCSPNDFKPPDLPRFQLVTRCHGARHLTPSCTRLQVSRPTFFARKFEASVSQEIISQLDSFLFGAFASGTPGLQAYWENIYEQETDGPASLSDSALSHYHAFARMGLSRAANSLQGHPNDNSCRYVATSHPVSVHLYFLSDQFQGYLVRHVASNRASTQLESLETWVTTKDHFTLASTPSPTNRLQHAQVGTDWDPKERLFRNWGGPLGPEDEPVAVQRWSRGQSNLTATVVWIDPTNVIAATYDILVDASAEVTHYRPPLTPPLRPGVWTLKVLHHWNPLGQTSFIVAPLEFHRQQPMLQEDALRLHGGPARNSYMEQSFHGLNPVLQLPVSLGAVEEAEANAALTGAPLHQWVDRLLDGYWSASDICSMGPSACPVMQRCRLTVWSSASPDPKSEMTPPREDGRIR comes from the exons GACGTATACCATTCCCACCGCCCCAAAGAGAAACTTCGCCTGGAAAGCAACAACAACGAGAACTCTGTCCCCAAAGACTTTGACTCCATCGACAGCAACAGCAACCTGGGTGCGCGCCAACGAGTTCCAGTCGGGAACAGCAAACGTAAGCTGGACAAGGCCCAAGTACAAAGCATGCTGGGAAAATCTGCTAATGAGGTCCTCAAGTTCCCTCCCGTCCAACCCCAAGCGATCGGGCACAATCACAACCACACCCACATCCGTAAACCCCACCCCCAGGTGCCGACCGTCCCGGCACTGGTCCAGGGGTCCAATCGGGATCCACCGTTCTACCAGTCGAAGAAGTCGGTCAGTCTGGAGCCGAAGAAGGAGCGGCCGCAGTGTGAGATCAGTGGGAAGGAAGCCATTTCCGCTCTGTCCAGAGCCAAGAGCCGGGAGTGTCGGCATCAGATAGCGGAGGTCTACTGTAAGCACAAGGAGAGAGCGCTGATGCCTGAGAAAGTGCCTCGCTACTGCCCCATAGAAG GTAAGGCTAATGTGAACGTACAGTGGAATGAGGGACCCTTAGACGCTGCCCAGCTTGTGCCGGTGCGGATCGCCTTCGTCTTGGTCGTCCACGGCCGAGCCTCGCGACAGTTTCAGCGTCTCTTCAAAGCCATCTACCACACCTCACACTACTACTACATCCACGTAGATAAG AGGTCCAACTACCTTCACAGGGAGATCCTGTCTCTGGCCAGCCAGTTTCCGAACGTCCGGGTAACTCCTTGGCGGATGGCCACCATCTGGGGCGGGGCCAGCCTGCTGACCATGTACCTACGCAGCATGGAGGACCTTCTCAAAATGGCCGACTGGTCTTGGGACTTCTTCATCAACCTGAGCGCTGCCGACTACCCCATCAG GACCAATGAACAGCTGGTGGCTTTCCTGTCAAAGTACCGCAACATGAACTTCATCAAATCTCACGGCAGAGACAATGCACG TTTCATCCGTAAACAGGGTCTTGACCGTCTCTTCTACGAGTGCGACACCCACATGTGGCGTCTCGGGGACCGCAAGATCCCAGAGGGCATTGCTGTGGACGGAGGCTCTGACTGGTTCCTACTCAACCGGCCCTTCGTGGATTATGTGGTTAACTCCAGAGACGAGTTGGTCAGCAACATGAAGCGCTTCTACACCTACACACTGCTGCCTGCTGAG TCATTTTTCCACACCGTGCTGGAGAACAGCCCCCACTGTGAGACCATGGTGGACAACAACCTGAGGCTCACCAACTGGAACCGCAAACTGGGGTGTAAATGCCAGTATAAGCACATTGTGGACTGGTGTGGCTGCTCACCCAACGACTTCAAGCCTCCAGATCTTCCGCGATTCCAG TTGGTGACAAGGTGCCATGGAGCAAGGCATTTAACACCCAGCTGCACCAGACTG CAAGTGTCCAGACCCACCTTCTTTGCCAGGAAGTTTGAGGCCAGTGTCAGTCAGGAGATCATCAGCCAGCTGGACTCCTTCCTGTTTGGAGCGTTTGCCTCAGGCACCCCGGGCCTCCAGGCCTACTGGGAAAACATCTATGAGCAGGAGACGGACGGGCCTGCCAGCCTATCAGACTCCGCACTCAGCCACTATCATGCCTTCGCTCGTATGGGATTATCCCGCGCTGCCAACTCACTGCAGGGCCATCCCAACGATAACAGCTGCAG gtaCGTCGCCACAAGCCACCCAGTGTCAGTCCACCTCTACTTCCTGTCAGACCAGTTCCAGGGCTACCTTGTACGTCATGTAGCCTCTAACCGAGCTTCCACCCAGCTGGAGAGCCTGGAGACCTGGGTGACAACCAAAGACCATTTCACCCTGGCCAGCACCCCCAGTCCCACAAACAGGCTGCAGCACGCCCAG GTGGGAACTGATTGGGATCCTAAGGAGCGTCTCTTCAGGAACTGGGGGGGTCCGCTGGGTCCCGAGGACGAGCCGGTGGCCGTGCAGCGCTGGAGCCGAGGCCAGAGCAACCTGACAGCCACCGTGGTGTGGATCGACCCCACCAACGTCATTGCTGCCACATATGACATCCTGGTGGATGCTTCTGCTGAGGTCACCCACTACCGTCCGCCGCTCACCCCGCCGCTGAGGCCTGGTGTGTGGACTCTGAAGGTGCTGCACCACTGGAACCCGCTAGGCCAGACCAGCTTCATCGTGGCTCCGCTGGAGTTTCACCGCCAACAGCCCATGCTGCAAG AGGACGCTCTGCGGCTGCACGGCGGCCCAGCCAGGAACTCCTACATGGAGCAGAGTTTCCACGGCCTCAACCCAGTGCTGCAGCTGCCGGTGAGCCTGGGCGCCGTCGAGGAGGCCGAGGCCAACGCTGCTCTGACGGGGGCGCCGTTGCATCAATGGGTGGACCGTTTGCTTGATGGCTACTGGTCTGCCTCCGACATCTGCTCGATGGGCCCCAGCGCCTGTCCCGTCATGCAGCGATGCCGCCTCACTGTCTGGAGCTCTGCTAGCCCCGACCCGAAATCGGAAATGACCCCGCCCAGAGAGGATGGCCGGATCAGGTAG
- the kat8 gene encoding histone acetyltransferase KAT8, translating into MTGGTEFHKSYNNNKDSECRMDVDMDSSHIETERGELDGGIPAACSSNGSGGEEDEAEAVGRGRQAGGSSSQHTPDGGVLGSGREQEVSVEIGETYLCQRADKTWHTAEVIQSRLNEQEGREEFYVHYVGFNRRLDEWVGKARLALTKTVKDAVRKSTEIGGVGDLGDQPERKITRNQKRKHDEINHVQKTYAEMDPTTAALEKEHEAITKVKYVDKIQIGNFEIDAWYFSPFPEDYGKQPKLWICEYCLKYMKYEKTFRHHLSHCQWKQPPGKEIYRRSNISVFEVDGRDHKIYCQNLCLLAKLFLDHKTLYFDVEPFIFYILTEVNKQGAHIVGYFSKEKESPDGNNVACILTLPPYQRRGYGKFLIAFSYELSKLESTVGSPEKPLSDLGKLSYRSYWSWVLLEILRDFRGTLSIKDLSQMTSITQSDIISTLQSLNMVKYWKGQHVICVTPKLVEEHLKSAQYKKPPITVDTMCLKWAPPKNKQAKLSKK; encoded by the exons ATGACTGGCGGGACCGAGTTTCACAAAAGCTATAATAACAACAAGGACTCGGAGTGTAGAATGGATGTAGACATGGATTCAAGTCATATTGAAACTGAGCGGGGAGAACTGGACGGCGGTATCCCGGCTGCGTGTTCTTCCAACGGCAGTGGCGGGGAAGAAGACGAGGCGGAGGCCGTTGGCCGTGGGAGACAAGCCGGGGGTTCTAGTAGTCAGCACACCCCGGACGGAGGGGTGCTCGGCAGCGGAAGAGAGCAAGAGGTGTCGGTCGAGATTGGAGAGACGTATTTATGTCAAAGAGCCGACAAGACATGGC ATACAGCCGAGGTTATTCAGTCCCGACTGAATGAGCAGGAGGGCAGGGAGGAGTTCTATGTTCACTATGTAGGAT TCAACAGGCGCCTAGATGAGTGGGTGGGTAAGGCCCGCCTGGCACTTACCAAGACAGTGAAGGACGCAGTGAGAAAGAGCACCGAGATTGGAGGTGTTGGTGATTTGGGCGACCAGCCTGAAAGGAAGATCACCCGCAATCAGAAGCGCAAGCACGATGAGATCAACCATGTCCAGAAG acGTATGCAGAGATGGACCCAACAACTGCCGCGCTGGAGAAGGAACATGAAGCG ATCACCAAAGTGAAATATGTGGATAAAATCCAGATTGGAAACTTTGAGATTGATGCCTGGTACTTCTCACCGTTTCCAGAAGATTATGGAAAACAGCCCAAGTTGTGGATCTGCGAGTACTGCCTTAAATACATGAAGTATGAGAAGACCTTCAGACATCACCTG TCCCATTGTCAGTGGAAACAGCCTCCAGGAAAAGAAATCTACAGAAGGAGCAACATATCAGTGTTTGAAGTGGATGGGCGCGACCACAAG ATCTACTGTCAGAATCTTTGTCTACTAGCCAAACTATTTCTCGACCACAAGACGTTGTATTTTGATGTGGAGCCATTTATCTTCTACATCCTCACTGAAGTCAACAAACAGGGAGCGCACATAGTCGGCTACTTCTCCAAA GAGAAAGAGTCTCCAGATGGGAATAACGTGGCGTGTATTCTCACACTGCCGCCTTACCAACGCAGAGGCTACGGAAAGTTTCTCATAGCTTTCA GTTATGAGCTGTCTAAGCTGGAGAGTACAGTTGGTTCTCCAGAGAAGCCTCTGTCTGATCTGGGCAAACTGAGCTACAGAAGCTACTGGTCCTGGGTCCTGTTAGAGATCCTGAGGGACTTCAGAGGAACACTGTCCATCAAAGACCTCAg CCAGATGACCAGCATCACGCAGAGTGACATCATCAGCACACTGCAGTCACTCAACATGGTGAAGTACTGGAAAGGTCAACATGTTATCTGTGTGACGCCCAAACTGGTGGAGGAGCATCTGAAGAGCGCCCAGTATAAGAAACCACCAATAACCG TGGACACTATGTGTTTGAAGTGGGCGCCCCCCAAAAATAAACAAGCCAAGTTGTCCAAGAAGTGA